A stretch of the Clostridium botulinum genome encodes the following:
- a CDS encoding acyl-CoA dehydratase activase, with protein sequence MFTMGIDIGSASSKVAILENGSDIVVAEVIQIGTGSTGPKRALEQALSKSGLKMEDMDKIVATGYGRFAVEEADKQISEISCHAKGIFFLVPTARTIIDIGGQDAKAIKLDSKGGVKQFFMNDKCAAGTGRFLDVMSRVLEVNLSEMEEYDSRATEAATVSSTCTVFAESEVISQLSKGVAKENIIAGVHQSVASKACGLAYRCGLEEDIVMCGGVAQNAGVVRAIERELKKPVIVAPTPQVTGAIGAALFAYEEAIKANK encoded by the coding sequence ATGTTTACAATGGGAATAGATATTGGTTCCGCGTCTTCAAAGGTTGCAATCCTTGAAAACGGAAGTGATATTGTTGTTGCAGAAGTCATTCAGATTGGAACTGGTTCCACTGGACCTAAGCGTGCATTAGAACAAGCACTTTCAAAATCAGGTCTTAAAATGGAAGATATGGACAAAATTGTTGCTACAGGTTATGGGAGATTTGCCGTAGAAGAAGCAGATAAACAAATCAGTGAAATAAGCTGTCATGCTAAAGGAATATTCTTTTTAGTACCTACAGCAAGAACAATCATCGATATTGGTGGTCAAGATGCTAAGGCAATCAAACTTGATAGCAAGGGTGGCGTTAAACAGTTTTTTATGAATGATAAATGTGCCGCTGGAACAGGCCGTTTCCTTGATGTAATGTCACGAGTACTTGAAGTTAATTTAAGTGAAATGGAAGAATATGATAGCCGTGCAACAGAAGCTGCAACTGTAAGTAGTACTTGTACAGTTTTTGCAGAATCTGAAGTAATATCTCAACTTTCAAAAGGAGTTGCGAAAGAAAACATTATAGCTGGTGTTCACCAATCAGTTGCAAGTAAGGCATGTGGTCTTGCTTACAGATGTGGACTTGAAGAAGATATTGTAATGTGCGGAGGAGTTGCTCAAAACGCAGGTGTTGTTAGAGCAATAGAAAGAGAACTTAAAAAACCAGTAATAGTAGCGCCAACTCCACAAGTTACAGGTGCAATTGGTGCGGCATTATTTGCTTATGAAGAAGCAATAAAAGCTAATAAATAA
- a CDS encoding VOC family protein: MKPMRLHHVGIILPTLEAAHRFLETFGLEVDYQGFVDAYHADLIFTKYNENESPLELIIPKEGVLTEFNNGKGGIAHIAFEVEDVESVRKEYESKGMKMLEGKAVPGTSDIIVNFLRPKYGEGILVEFVETVAPIQR, encoded by the coding sequence ATGAAACCTATGAGATTACACCACGTTGGAATTATACTTCCTACATTAGAAGCTGCACACAGATTCCTTGAAACATTTGGATTAGAAGTAGATTATCAAGGATTCGTTGACGCATACCATGCAGATTTAATATTCACAAAATACAATGAAAACGAAAGTCCATTAGAATTAATCATTCCTAAAGAAGGAGTTCTTACTGAGTTCAATAATGGAAAAGGTGGAATCGCTCATATCGCTTTCGAAGTTGAAGATGTTGAATCTGTTCGTAAAGAGTATGAGAGCAAAGGAATGAAAATGCTTGAAGGAAAAGCTGTACCAGGAACAAGCGATATCATAGTTAACTTCTTAAGACCTAAATATGGTGAAGGAATACTTGTTGAATTCGTAGAAACTGTTGCACCAATCCAAAGATAA
- a CDS encoding acyl CoA:acetate/3-ketoacid CoA transferase encodes MKKVKVLTADEAVKIVKDGDTLTTSGFVSSSCPEALNKAMEKRFLETGSPKNITLMYASSQGNRDGSGADHYAHKGLVKRIIAGHLNTAPKMGQMCIDNEIEGYNLPQGALLNLFRDIAGHRPGTITHVGLDTFVDPRNGGGKVNDITKEDLVEVIKINNEEKLFYKAFPINVAFIRGTYADEYGNITFEKEITPLEGTSTAQAVKNSGGKVVVQVEKVVKGGTLDPRLVKIPGIYVDAVVVAEPQDHEQSFGQEYEPGVAGELRVPVDNMKPIPLSAKKIIGRRAAMELEEDTVVNLGIGAPEYVAQVANEEGIGDYMTLTVESGPIGGIPQGGTRFGSSMNPDCLIDQPYQFDFYDGGGLDLAFLGLAQCDESGNINVSKFGPRIAGCGGFINITQNSKKVFFCGTFTAGGLKTKVEDGKLVIVQEGKSKKFLKNVEQVTFSGRYANRTGQTVRYITERAVFELKEDGVHLIEVAPGIDLKTQVLDLMDFVPKMDDVKIMDTRIFRDEKMNLKNQK; translated from the coding sequence ATGAAAAAAGTTAAAGTACTTACAGCAGATGAAGCTGTTAAGATAGTTAAGGATGGCGATACGCTAACTACAAGTGGATTTGTTAGTAGTAGTTGTCCAGAAGCACTTAATAAAGCTATGGAAAAGAGATTTTTAGAAACTGGTTCTCCTAAGAATATAACTCTTATGTATGCATCATCACAAGGTAACAGAGATGGTAGTGGTGCTGATCACTATGCTCACAAAGGGTTAGTTAAAAGAATAATAGCAGGTCACTTAAATACTGCTCCAAAAATGGGTCAAATGTGTATCGATAATGAAATTGAAGGATATAATTTACCACAAGGAGCTTTACTAAACTTATTTAGAGATATTGCTGGTCACAGACCAGGTACAATCACTCACGTTGGATTAGATACTTTCGTAGATCCAAGAAATGGTGGTGGTAAAGTTAACGATATCACAAAAGAAGACTTAGTAGAAGTAATAAAAATAAACAACGAAGAAAAGCTTTTCTATAAAGCATTTCCTATAAATGTAGCATTCATTAGAGGTACTTATGCAGATGAGTATGGTAACATAACATTTGAAAAAGAAATAACTCCTCTTGAAGGTACATCTACAGCACAAGCTGTTAAAAACAGTGGTGGTAAAGTTGTTGTCCAAGTTGAAAAGGTTGTTAAAGGTGGTACTTTAGATCCTAGACTTGTAAAAATACCTGGAATCTATGTTGATGCTGTTGTAGTAGCTGAACCACAAGATCATGAACAAAGTTTTGGACAAGAATACGAACCAGGAGTAGCTGGTGAACTAAGAGTACCTGTTGATAACATGAAACCTATTCCACTAAGTGCTAAAAAAATCATTGGTAGAAGAGCAGCTATGGAACTTGAAGAAGATACAGTTGTAAACCTAGGTATAGGAGCACCTGAGTATGTTGCACAAGTTGCCAATGAAGAAGGAATTGGAGACTACATGACATTAACAGTTGAGTCAGGTCCAATCGGTGGAATTCCTCAAGGAGGAACAAGATTTGGATCAAGCATGAACCCAGATTGCCTAATTGACCAACCTTACCAATTTGATTTCTATGATGGTGGCGGTCTTGATTTAGCATTCTTAGGACTTGCTCAATGTGATGAAAGTGGTAACATAAATGTTAGTAAATTCGGTCCTAGAATAGCAGGATGTGGTGGATTTATAAACATTACACAAAATTCCAAAAAAGTATTCTTCTGTGGAACATTTACTGCAGGTGGATTAAAAACAAAAGTTGAAGATGGAAAACTAGTAATAGTTCAAGAAGGAAAAAGCAAAAAATTCCTTAAGAATGTAGAACAAGTTACATTCAGTGGAAGATATGCAAACAGAACTGGACAAACTGTTAGATATATAACAGAAAGAGCTGTATTTGAATTAAAAGAAGACGGAGTACATTTAATAGAAGTTGCTCCAGGAATTGATCTTAAAACTCAAGTTCTTGATCTAATGGATTTCGTTCCTAAGATGGATGATGTTAAAATTATGGATACAAGAATTTTCAGAGATGAAAAAATGAATTTAAAGAATCAAAAATAG
- a CDS encoding 2-hydroxyacyl-CoA dehydratase subunit D, with amino-acid sequence MTDIQNMSAKELLGYYQQKLDEEARQAKKEGKLVCWSASVAPPEFCVAMDIAMVYPETHAAGIGARKGSLDILEVADRKGYSSDICSYARVNLGYMELLKEKALTGKTPEVLANSPAADIPLPDLIITCNNICNTLLKWYENLAVELNIPCIVIDVPFNHTMPIPQYAKDYIADQFKDAIATLEEVCGRKFDYDKFLEVQEQTQRSVAQWNRLAALSSHKPSPLNCFDLFNFMALIVCARSRDYAEITFKKFADELEENLKNGIYAFKGAEKKRITWEGIAVWPYLGHTFKSLKSLGSIMTGSAYPGLWNLTYTPGDMSSMAEAYTRIYINTCLDNKVKVLSDIIEGGKCDGIAYHLNRSCKLMSFLNVETAEKLQEQNGLPYVSFDGDQTDPRNFAPAQFDTRVQALAEMMDQSEEGK; translated from the coding sequence ATGACTGATATACAAAATATGAGTGCTAAAGAATTATTAGGGTACTATCAGCAAAAATTAGACGAAGAAGCAAGACAAGCAAAAAAAGAAGGAAAACTTGTTTGTTGGTCAGCATCTGTTGCTCCACCAGAATTCTGTGTAGCTATGGATATAGCTATGGTATATCCAGAAACACACGCAGCAGGAATCGGTGCTAGAAAAGGTTCATTAGATATATTAGAAGTTGCAGATAGAAAAGGATATTCATCAGACATCTGTTCTTATGCAAGAGTTAACCTTGGATATATGGAACTTTTAAAAGAAAAAGCTTTAACAGGAAAAACTCCTGAAGTATTAGCTAATTCACCAGCAGCTGATATACCACTACCAGACCTTATAATTACATGTAACAACATTTGTAATACACTATTAAAGTGGTATGAAAACTTAGCAGTTGAATTAAATATCCCATGTATTGTAATTGACGTTCCATTTAACCACACAATGCCAATTCCACAATACGCAAAAGATTATATAGCAGATCAATTTAAAGATGCTATAGCTACATTAGAAGAAGTATGCGGAAGAAAATTCGATTACGATAAATTCTTAGAAGTACAAGAACAAACTCAACGTTCAGTTGCTCAATGGAATAGACTTGCAGCTTTATCATCACACAAGCCATCTCCATTAAACTGTTTTGATCTTTTCAATTTCATGGCTCTTATCGTATGTGCTAGAAGCAGAGATTATGCTGAAATTACATTCAAGAAGTTTGCAGATGAACTTGAAGAGAACTTAAAGAACGGAATCTATGCTTTCAAAGGTGCTGAAAAGAAACGTATAACTTGGGAAGGTATAGCAGTATGGCCATATCTTGGACATACATTTAAGTCTTTAAAATCACTTGGATCAATAATGACAGGTTCTGCATATCCAGGTCTTTGGAACCTTACTTATACACCAGGGGATATGAGCTCAATGGCTGAAGCATACACTAGAATTTATATTAACACTTGCCTAGATAATAAAGTTAAAGTTCTTAGCGATATAATTGAAGGTGGAAAATGTGACGGTATAGCTTACCACTTAAACAGAAGCTGTAAGCTTATGAGTTTCTTAAACGTAGAAACAGCTGAAAAATTACAAGAACAAAATGGATTACCATATGTAAGCTTTGATGGAGACCAAACTGATCCACGTAACTTCGCTCCTGCTCAGTTTGACACTCGTGTACAAGCTTTAGCAGAAATGATGGACCAAAGTGAGGAGGGAAAATAA